TGTATATTTCTGCTTTTTATAGGAATAATATAGACCGTAAATTATCAATCCCCCCAATAATAGGCACGAGAAAAAAATTCCGGTACCAAATCCCATTCCCAATGAGTTCACAAATACGAGATCCACTTTAGCCGCTAGACCGACTAACCATTGAATAATTCCCCACAAAACGGCCCCCAAGATCAGCACTCCGACGAGGAAAGCTTTTATTGTCCCTTTCGCACTAACCTGTCGCGCTCTTCGGAAATAAACAAGCATCGCGATAGCCGGGATTGCTAAAAGATTTAATAGATGCACTCCGATCGAAAGCCCCATAACAAAAGCAATAAAAACCAGCCAACGATCGCTACCGTCTTCATCTGCACGGACTTCCCACTTTAAAATTGCCCAAAATACAACTGCTGTACATAACGAAGACATTGCATAAACTTCAGATTCAACTGCCGAATACCAAAATGAATCGCTGAAACTAAATGCCATTGCACCGACAACTCCTGCGCCGAAGATCTGCAGGTAGGTTGACAAAGAAGCTTGTTTGTCTTTGTTGAGTAGCTTTTTAGCAATGGCGGTTATTGTCCAAAATAAAAAGGTAACAGTAATTCCACTGCAAACTGCAGAACCTATATTCATCCAATAGGCGATCTGCCCCTTATTCCCTAAAGCGAGATTAGAAAATATATTCTGAATAAGAAGAAACAATGGTGCTCCCGGTTGATGTGCCACCTCCAATTTATAGGCACAGGCTATAAATTCACCGCAATCCCACCAGCTTACCGTCTTTTCAACTGTAGCGATATATACACAGGTGGCAATTAGTCCGCAAGCAAAACCGAGTAGAGAATTTAATCTATTGTACGTCATAAGGTCAATTGGTCTATTGTTAAAATCCTTTTTAGCACTTTAAGTTAAAAAGTTATCCTGACTCCGACACACGAATTAACACTATTTAACACCAGTACCTGACTATAAACAGGCTATTCAACACTGAATATAGAGATCGACCTAAACCACGCTGCCAAAACTTTCTACCTATTTCAGGCTTTCACAATGAATATTATCATAAAAAAAGGGAGCTTATCTGCTCCCTTTTTTATCATTTTATGAGTTAGGCTAGTTTTTCAACAATCTTCTTTGTTGGACCAGGATTACTCATCGTATAAAAATGTAATACCGGAGCGCCAAATTTAATCAGCTCCTGACACTGTTGTACCAACCACTCTTCACCTACCTGTCTGACGTCGGCATTCGTTTTACATGCCGCGACAGCGTCACTCAGTTCCTCTGGAATATCTAAATGAAAAATTCTTGGCAAGGTCACCAATTGCTTTTTTGTTGTCAGTGGTTTTAATCCCGGAATAATAGGCACATGGATTCCATTGTCCCTACATTTTGTTACAAATTCCTTGTATTTTTCAACATTAAAGAACATCTGAGTCACAATAAACTCTGCTCCCATATCGACTTTTTGTTTCAGATATTTAAAATCAGTATTGAAATTTGGAGATTCAAAATGCTTTTCGGGATACCCGGCTACTCCGATGCAAAAATCAGTCTTTTCCGACGTGATAATGTCTTCATGCAGATACTTTCCTTTATTCATATCGGTTACCTGTTCCAATAGGTCTGTTGCAAAAGCATGTCCACCATCGGTTGGTATAAAATCGGCATCGCCCTTACGTGCATCACCCCGCAACACCAAAACGTTATCTATCCCCAGGAAGTTCAAATCGATCAATGCATTTTCAGTTTCCTCTTTTGTAAAACCCCCACATATCAAATGTGGCACCGCATCCACTTTATATTTATTCATGATTGCAGCACATATCGCCACTGTCCCAGGACGTTTACGATAGGAAACACGTTCCAGCAATCCACTCGCATGCTCTTTATAGATATAATCTTCCCGATGGTAGGTGACGTCGATAAAAGGAGGTTTAAACTCCATCAGTTCATCCATGGTTTTAAAAATACTTTGGATGCCCTGCCCTTTCGCCGGTGGCAATAGCTCAAAAGAAAACAATGTTTTTCCTTTGGCATTCTGGATATGATCGATAATCTTCATTAAAAAACTGTTTTTAGTTTGGTTGGCTTACATCGAAACGCACACGTCGAGGAATCGTTTATCTACATGTAACTTATCTTTCCCACATGGAGTAGGGTAGAATTTAGCACCTTGAACAATACAGGTTGCTAAGGCTTCAACGGGTCTAGTCCCTCGGCCTTTCTCTATAAGCGTTGCTAATATCGTTTTAAAAAATCAAAAGACAAAAATTATTTTTCGAAAAGGCAAAAATAGCAGCAAAAAGACTTCAATAAACGATGTTTCAACGTCACTTTAGCTTTGTGTCCATGCTACGACAGGATTCTTCGCCCTACCAAGAGCAAAAGATCTAGAAAAACCAGTAGAATTAACGATCGAGGATCATAGACAGCGAAGAGATTGACTATGCCACAAGAACATTGGCTAAAGATTAGCTGCCAAAGAATTTCGTAAATTTTTGAGATAAAATGTGACCAATAAGAGTCCTGTAACATGGTACTCCTCTTTCGATCCATATTTAAATCCGTCAAATAAATAGTGATAGGCGACCAATGCCTCTTGTTCGTTGTAAAATAATTCCTTCCAAGAATCGGGAACATCTGCCCATGCCTTGAGCACAATGCCATTCTCAGCATAAATAATTGGTGATTCGACACCATCCATTCGATAATCGTGATGGGTGCCAGAGCTTGATATGTGTTGGAAATAAGCGATAGAATAATCTACAAAATTCAAGGCCCTCGCTTTTATCTCCCTTTCACTTTCTGATTTTACCGGAGCATTTCGCCATAAATTCACTTGGCTATCAAATTTACTGGGCGTTTCCCGAATAAGGGTTTTATCTAACGCAAAGTTGATATAAAGTCTTTCACTAGTGGGTATACGTGCTGAGCTAAACTGTGAAAAATCACCTCTCAGCTGAACAAAATCTTTTTTTATTTTAACAATATCCAAAGCGACACTACCTTTTTTCTCATCCGTCAATTCTAATCTATCACCGTCAAATTTGTACTTACCAAAGAGTAAAATATCATCGATCGCCATGACAAACTGGTCCTTATCATGAAGCGAAAGAAAGGATCGGTATAGAATAGGATCATTACCATAGGTATCTGCCTCCACATTTTGGGGAGATTCTCTTTTTAATTTATGATACTCATCATTTGGATAGCCCAATATCATTTGGTAGTTGCCTTCAGGAAACTCCTTTTTCTTCCCAAAGAAAGTACACGAAGACAATGAGAGTGTGAGTAACAGCAGTAATAACGGTTTCAAAATCAATTAATAATTATGGCCAATAGTAATATTAATATATAAGGACCAAGATAAGAAATTACTGCAATAGTAAGTATAGGATATTCAATTGAATAAGCTTGGGGATATGCCTATTCCTTATACAGATCGACCAATCCCTCAGGCAATTCAACTTCAATGATCTCCTCTTCGCCATCAATTCCTAAGATCAAATCGTCGGACAGCGGAAACATCAGTTCTTTGCCATCCATATCTACTGTGGCGACAAATTGTTGTGGGAATTCCTGAACATCTGTTATTTGCCCCAGTTCGCCATGGTTTTCATCGATCACTAAAAATCCGATTAAATCAGTATATCTAAAATCATCCGGGTCGCGCTCGGGCATTTTATCATTGGAAAGATATAGCTTTTTACGGACGAGTACCTGAGCCTTATCGATATGATCCACATCCTCAAATGTTACATAAGCAGTGCTATTTTTTTGAAATTTAATGGCATCAACAAAATAAGGAACAAGCTTTTTGTTCACTTCTACAAAGACAACATCGATATCCAAACTCTCGTATTCTTCGAATTCAAAAAACAGTTGTACTTCTCCTTTAAGACCTCTTGTTTTACTGATGTAACCGATGTAAAAGCATTGATCAATAGTCATATTTTTCTTATTTGGCGATTAGCTGTGAGACATGATTTGGCAAACGATTAGCCTATTGGCTGTTTCAAAAAAAGCCGGCTCAAGATTGAGTCGGCTTTCTCGAATACTTTATGAAAGAATTAACCTTCAGTTTCTTCTGATGCAGGAGCTTCAGTCTCTTCAGCAGCAGTTTCTTCTGCTACAGGAGCATTTTTAGCAGCTACAGCAGCAGCTTTTTCTTCTTTTTTCTTAGCTTCAGCAGCTAAAGCAGCTTTTTTAGTTTCAGCTTTAGTTTGAGCTAAACCATCTTTTTTACCAGAGATTCTAGCTTCTTGAGCGTCAGTCCAAGCTGTAAATTTAGCTTCAGCAGCAGCTTCATCAAAAGCACCTTTTTTCACACCACCTTGCAAGTGTTTTTTGTAAAGAACACCTTTGTAAGAAAGGATAGCACGAGCAGTGTCAGTTGGTTGAGCACCTTTATTCATCCAATCCAAAGCTTTTTCAAAATCCAAAACGATAGTTGCTGGATTTGTGTTTGGGTTGTAAGAACCAATACGTTCAATGAATTTACCGTCACGTGGAGCGCGAGAATCCGCTACGACTACGTGGTAAAAAGGACGTCCTTTTTTACCGTGTCTTTGCAATCTGATTTTAGTTGCCATTTTTTAATTTTATTTTATGTATTCAACATATCCCCCGAGCTTCATACTAGAGGGGATGCAAAGATAGTTATTTTTTTTTAATCAGCGTTATAATTTAATAAAACTTCACTGAAAACGACAGGGTTAGCTTCTTTCAGTAACCTCTTTCAGGTTAAACACGTCCTACGCACGTTAAGATTTTGCCCTTACCATACTGTAGGTGAAACAAGTCTTTCAAAAAATCAGTGTACAAAATAGCCCTTTTCTTCAAAACTTTCGTGACTTCGCAGATACCAACAGCAATGATAGCAAACTGAAGGTTCTTTCTGGCCAATAAAATTAAGACACTTTCAAAAAAAAGCTATTTTACCAAATGTAAACGGGATGAATTGTTTGCGTCCTATGCCTTCGAAATAGTCACTGACATTTTTGCCAATTCACTTTTTACTTTCTACCTTCATTCTATGAAATCTGTTGCGCCATTAAAAATACTCAAAGCTTCGGCCGGTTCGGGAAAAACCTTTAGCTTAACTTTACACTATCTCACACTCCTACTATCCAACGAGAATAGCTATAAGGAGATTTTGGCGGTGACATTTACCAATAAAGCAACCGCTGAGATGAAGGAACGTATCCTTTCGGTACTCCATGGCTTGGCAACAGGCGATCGTAGCCCTAAAATTGAAGATTTCAGAAAGCTTCTTCTCGAGCAACAGCCAGATTGGAACCCGCATCTAATACAAGAGAAAGCTTACCGTGTCTACCGTCGTATCCTACATGACTATAGTCATTTTACCATAAGTACAATTGATGGTTTTTCCCAAAAAGTCATTCGTGCATTTACTTATGAACTCAATCTTGATGCAGCTTATAAGATTGAAATGAATGTCAATAAAGTAAAAAATGACTTAACAGTCATGCTTAATCAATTGCTGGATGAACGCCCCGACTTACTTGACTGGATTATAGCGTATGCGGAAAAGAAAATAGCAAAAAATGAAAATTGGAACTACCGCCAACAATTAATGAGTTTGGCAAGCCTTATTTTCTCTGAAAACTTCCAGGAATTTGACGGCTATATCAACTCTGCTAATCCCAAGGAGGTTTTTAATCTCCTGAATCAGGAGGTTGAACAGAAGATAAACTCCTTTACCGAAGCGCTCTCCATGACGATTGAAGCGTTTAGTGAAACGTTCAAAAATTTTAACATCTCCGAAAATGACCTGAAAGGCAAATCGCGCAACAAAATAATCTCCGCAAGCAAAACCAACAAAAAAACGGAAAAACTGAGCGCTTCTGAAATCGCCAAAGTATTGGAAAAGTACCTGCAGTTGATCGACAATGAAGATGCGTTTACAGATAGTGACAAAAATATACGTTATGATCTTATCGCCGCACTCAGCCCCATCCTGGCATCTTTCCAGAAGCTACATGATAATCTATCCGCCTACATCGCTTATCAAGCGGTACAAAATAATCTCTATTATCTACGCCTGCTCAAGGAAATGAGCGACTTACTGACGCAATGGCGACGGGACAATGGCGCTCAATTAATCTCTGACTCACAAATTCTATTAAACAAACTCGGATTGGATGAAAATAGCGATCCAACATTTATCTGGGAGAAGATTGGCAATCGTTTTAACTACTTTTTGTTTGACGAATTTCAGGACACTTCGCGTATCCAATGGAAAAACTATAGTCCGCTTTTGATTAATGCATTGGCCGATGCCAAGGGCACAGTGAGCGAACACCTCATTGTTGGGGATGTCAAACAAAGTATCTATCGCTGGCGAAATGGTGATTGGCGAATTTTACTCCAACAGGTAGAACAACAGATTGGTCATACCTTTCACCTGGACGAGGATAGCAAAACAACCTTTATCGAAAACGGAAGCCTTGACACCAATTTTAGAAGTCTTCCAAATATCATTCATTTAAACAACTACCTCTTTAGCAGTATCCCCCAACATCTGCAGCAGGTACTGAATGAAAAAGTATCCGAAAGCCTCGATGAAGAAGGTAAACAGTGGTGGATTTCTGCCGGCAATGACAACATGTTGGTCAAAGCTTATGAAAACAGTCAACAAGAGGTCCCTGAGCATAAAAAAGGAAAACTCGACCAATTAGGATCTATTGAAATCTCCTACATTCCTGTCACTGATGGACGCTATCGAAGAAATCAGGTTGTTGAAGAATCGCTCCTGCAGCTATGTCAAAAAATAGGCGACTGGATCGGCAGCGGTCGTTATCAGGCGCAGCAGATCGGTATTCTGGTACGGAGTAATGCGCAGGCTAAATTGGTGATCCAAAAGCTCATGGATTTCAAAAAAGAGCAACAGCTTACATTTGAAGTGATATCAGGCGATGCATTATCCCTAGCGAGCAATGATGCTGTAGGATTATTGATCGAAACGTTGAAGGCTTTAGTCTATAATTCGGACAAACATACCATCCATAAAGCAAAGATGGTCTATCTCTACCAGCATATTCAAAATAAGACAATCGATCAGAATGCATGGTTAAAATTTGCTAGCAATGACATCCGTACCCTGAAAGATTATCTCCCTGAGGCGCTGATTGACTCCTGGGAAATGGCACAGAAGCAGCCTTTAGTCCATTTAATTGAGAAACTTATTGAAATCTACGGTTTCACAACCAAAGACAATATCCACCTCCCCTACCTCCTAGCTTTCAAGGATATGATCTCAGCTTTCTCCACCAATGGCGAACGTGGCATTATACAGTTCTTGGAATTTTGGGAAGAGGATGGCAATCGGGCTGTGCTCCCTTCCAACGGAGAAATTGATGCGATCGAGGTAACGACAATCCACAAATCAAAGGGTCTGGCTTATGATGTTGTGATGATTCCATTCTGTTCGTGGGATCTTGACGGAATGATTAATGGCGATTTTTGGATCGAGACATCAGATACCCCTTTTGCCCAATTGGGAAAAATTCCAATAAAATATACTTCCACGGTCGGCAAATCAGTATTTTTCAAGCAATATTTTGAAGAGATGCTGTTCAACTACATGGATGCCCTCAATACATTGTATGTAGCAACAACACGTGCTGTTGAACACCTCTATATTACGGCACCTTCCTTCAAAGAATCTGTTGACAAGAAGACGGGCGAAATTACTGGTTATGATATCAAAGATGAATATATCAGCGATGTACTCTATCAGGTCTTAGAGACTTCAACATCCCCGTTTACACTGGAAGAAAGAGGCATATATATCGATCAGATAATCGAACGAAAAAAAAGTCAGGCTCAAAAAAACAATATTATTTCCCTTCACCATTATCCCATTTCCAAAGAATTGGAAATG
The Sphingobacterium multivorum genome window above contains:
- a CDS encoding methylenetetrahydrofolate reductase — translated: MKIIDHIQNAKGKTLFSFELLPPAKGQGIQSIFKTMDELMEFKPPFIDVTYHREDYIYKEHASGLLERVSYRKRPGTVAICAAIMNKYKVDAVPHLICGGFTKEETENALIDLNFLGIDNVLVLRGDARKGDADFIPTDGGHAFATDLLEQVTDMNKGKYLHEDIITSEKTDFCIGVAGYPEKHFESPNFNTDFKYLKQKVDMGAEFIVTQMFFNVEKYKEFVTKCRDNGIHVPIIPGLKPLTTKKQLVTLPRIFHLDIPEELSDAVAACKTNADVRQVGEEWLVQQCQELIKFGAPVLHFYTMSNPGPTKKIVEKLA
- the rimM gene encoding ribosome maturation factor RimM (Essential for efficient processing of 16S rRNA), translated to MTIDQCFYIGYISKTRGLKGEVQLFFEFEEYESLDIDVVFVEVNKKLVPYFVDAIKFQKNSTAYVTFEDVDHIDKAQVLVRKKLYLSNDKMPERDPDDFRYTDLIGFLVIDENHGELGQITDVQEFPQQFVATVDMDGKELMFPLSDDLILGIDGEEEIIEVELPEGLVDLYKE
- a CDS encoding 30S ribosomal protein S16, coding for MATKIRLQRHGKKGRPFYHVVVADSRAPRDGKFIERIGSYNPNTNPATIVLDFEKALDWMNKGAQPTDTARAILSYKGVLYKKHLQGGVKKGAFDEAAAEAKFTAWTDAQEARISGKKDGLAQTKAETKKAALAAEAKKKEEKAAAVAAKNAPVAEETAAEETEAPASEETEG
- a CDS encoding UvrD-helicase domain-containing protein, translating into MKSVAPLKILKASAGSGKTFSLTLHYLTLLLSNENSYKEILAVTFTNKATAEMKERILSVLHGLATGDRSPKIEDFRKLLLEQQPDWNPHLIQEKAYRVYRRILHDYSHFTISTIDGFSQKVIRAFTYELNLDAAYKIEMNVNKVKNDLTVMLNQLLDERPDLLDWIIAYAEKKIAKNENWNYRQQLMSLASLIFSENFQEFDGYINSANPKEVFNLLNQEVEQKINSFTEALSMTIEAFSETFKNFNISENDLKGKSRNKIISASKTNKKTEKLSASEIAKVLEKYLQLIDNEDAFTDSDKNIRYDLIAALSPILASFQKLHDNLSAYIAYQAVQNNLYYLRLLKEMSDLLTQWRRDNGAQLISDSQILLNKLGLDENSDPTFIWEKIGNRFNYFLFDEFQDTSRIQWKNYSPLLINALADAKGTVSEHLIVGDVKQSIYRWRNGDWRILLQQVEQQIGHTFHLDEDSKTTFIENGSLDTNFRSLPNIIHLNNYLFSSIPQHLQQVLNEKVSESLDEEGKQWWISAGNDNMLVKAYENSQQEVPEHKKGKLDQLGSIEISYIPVTDGRYRRNQVVEESLLQLCQKIGDWIGSGRYQAQQIGILVRSNAQAKLVIQKLMDFKKEQQLTFEVISGDALSLASNDAVGLLIETLKALVYNSDKHTIHKAKMVYLYQHIQNKTIDQNAWLKFASNDIRTLKDYLPEALIDSWEMAQKQPLVHLIEKLIEIYGFTTKDNIHLPYLLAFKDMISAFSTNGERGIIQFLEFWEEDGNRAVLPSNGEIDAIEVTTIHKSKGLAYDVVMIPFCSWDLDGMINGDFWIETSDTPFAQLGKIPIKYTSTVGKSVFFKQYFEEMLFNYMDALNTLYVATTRAVEHLYITAPSFKESVDKKTGEITGYDIKDEYISDVLYQVLETSTSPFTLEERGIYIDQIIERKKSQAQKNNIISLHHYPISKELEMALEKSSTRNINDIMMLEKAAQYGILAHDIMAQISKEEDIHKLVRQLIQEGILSKEEEPFLMQEINQIWQHPMINKWLTGNYKIWNEASIITAKGETIRPDKVFTSKEETIVLDFKFTQTDYIGHKYQVDNYKKNLENLGYSNVKAYLYYAKSNQLTEVK